The Amblyomma americanum isolate KBUSLIRL-KWMA chromosome 2, ASM5285725v1, whole genome shotgun sequence genome contains the following window.
GCATCATAATTGAGCTAAAACGTGCGATTTCGTATGGtgtttaactaatattgaatagttacctTAACTATTATTGCTAGTCTCTATTTATTGAGGGACATGTAgatcaccgtaagtaatattcatataaAAGTTTAAAGCCTCGAAAACGCAGTTAATGTCCGACAAAGTaagttgctgggcaagttggttacgaTATTCCGTGACTACAACGTGAGGAACGGGGCATAAAAGAAGGACACACgtagcgctgtgttgtgtccctgcgtgTGTCATGCTTCTATGTTCCGTTCGGCGCACTGTATTCATGAAGCAGTTATTGTCGGCGCTGTGCACGAACAACTTCTGGCTTTATCGAGGAGTTACGTGCGCTAggggggttgctttgcctgcaagctttacaaaagcttgtttattttggtgcagcaaaatttcttgagCCGCAGTGttgagggtaactgcgttttccaaattctaaaaaaaactaatgtggatattacttacgatgggctagATGCCTGTCAAAAATAAGCCGActaacagtaataattaaaaagttaactgttcgATATTGGTTAATCAGTTTACTGGTTAGCAGTGTTAGGTGTATTGCGATGCGCTAAAGAGCTGAGCTGACAATACTTTGCTGAAATAGAGGTCTTGTAACTCAGaaagcgtatttttaaaaattgcagaccaTCATCGGTGAAACGCCCTTTACATGGTCGCCCGCTCATTTGGGGAAAAGTAACGACTCGTTGGTGACAAATTCCTACGTGTTGTTTACTCGGCTTCTCGCCAACACAGTAGGAGTTTTTTTGACAAGTTTCGCGAATGGCGTAGCAAATAATAAAGACAGCTTATATTTGCTGAAGACACACAGAAAAGTAGTTTCAAGTTGTAAACCTGGACAAATCACTCAACTACACTATAGGTCGAAGCCACAGTTTTGTGCAGTATTATTGGAAAAGAAAAGGTTAGTTGTATTACAACGAATACGGAAAAAATATACTCCTCACcattcgcattaaaaaaaaaaaactgaggacgAGGCCTCCACTAATATCTTTTTATAACTGCCTGTCCAGTGTAATGAAATCATGGGAGATGCTGTTGCTTACCACTGTGTTGACTGGTGACCCTCAACAAATGGTCACCATTTACGGACCATCCGCTCCCTGATTTTCGGCATTCCCATTATTCATAGGTCCGAATCACAGCGTGAGGTCCGTTACACAAACAAGAATATCACCTTCTTGCATTTTGTGACCAACACATACTGCTCTTTTCCTAACTCTGAGCTACACATCATCTATTGCTTTCCATCGCTCATTCGATGTCCTTAGTTTCCCTTCAATCTTTGTCATTAGAAGGCGCGTTTCGCACCGACGATTACCATCACAACACACGGATCAATACCATCGATTTTTTAAGATACAGTTATGCTCATCACGTGAAAGCATCTGTAAAAATACACTCTCACAGGCTTTTACTCTGCGGCGAACTGTCTTCTCCCAAAACATGTCTGGTCTGCCGTCACTGCTTGACCGATTATTTGCCCTCTGCGCGCAGGTACTGGAGGTCAATTTCGCCTTACCTCGGGTCGCTATTGCCCACAAGCTATTGCTCGGTGCTCGTGCTCTCCGGGTACGCCATTGACGCGCAGAGAAACGACATCACCTGGAGGCCGGCCAGCGGCGACCACTATCTGCAGTATTTCAGAGCCCTCCGGAGGAATAGCCAGCTCAAGCACAACATGGAGGATATGGCCTTCTTCACAACCATCGGCGGCCGGCCGGAGGACAGCAAGAATTTTTCCCTCGTTGTCGAAAACGTTGTCAGACGGAGAGAATTCGTCGCAAACGCTGAAGTCAAGATAGGCTTACATGAGGTCCGTAATTTCACTCGACTCAGTATGCCATAGCGGCTACATGGCTTTCTGTTTCTACGCATGCGGTCGTGCTTTAAGACTCCCCCTTCCGCGCGACGGCCCCAGTTCGGTACGAGTCAGCGCAATGGAGGTTTGCTGGGAGCTGACAGCATGTGGGAGGACCCGCCGCTCTTTAAGTGATTTGCCCACAGCACTCAATGATGTTTTGACAAGTAAGAGAAGATGAAATCGGTTAGATTTCGAATGGTGGATATGGCGCTGGACGTCACCAGGCACACTAAGCTCACCTGCGGCGCACTAAGGGCTCCttctttttttcagttatttgtttttgagaagACTTACAAAGCATGTTGTATGGAAGACGCTGCGAACGAAGCCTGTCGAGACCTCTGTACCTGTGCAGTTAACTGTGGTGCATCTCTAAAATGAAAACATTGTGCACACTTCTGAAAGTGCAATGAAGGAATTGCTGCAGGCACCTGGCAAAGTGAAACAAATATGAATTTAAAACGCTCATAAACCCGCGTTGTTCACAGGCCCACAAGCCTATATAAACTAAAAAGCGCCAAGAGGAAAGGCTGCCTCTTTAAATACATTTCGTTTCTTTTATGAAcatgaacacacacacgcacgcgcgcgcgcgcgcgcacacacacacacacacacacacacacacacacacacacacacacacacacacacacacacacacacacacacacacacacacacacacacacacacacacacacacacacacacacacacacacacacgcacgcacacgcacgcacacgcacacgcacacgcacgcacgcacgcacgcacgcacacacacgcacacacgcgcgcacacacgcgcgcacacacacacacacacacacacacacacacacacacacacacacacacacacacacacacacacacacacacacacacacacacacacacacacacacacacacacacacacacacacacacacacacacacacacacacacacacacacacacacacacacacacacacacacacacacacacacacacacacacacacacacacatgtgcacagcaaaaaatagcgcaaaaaggCCACAAGGAAACTATGTGCTACTGCttatattaacgcgatagcgttatgcCCCGTTATCCAGAAAATCAAGTGTCGGCGTTGtaccgttgtgagcgaaaaaccacAGACATGACTCTGGAAGGTGGTCATCAGATAGCAATCTAGGAGGTTTGTGGGCCATGCAGGTCATgtcaccttgtggcgtcatcacaacctgcacaaCGGATAATGAGCGACCACACTGGCCACCTGGCAAATAATTTAATGGCGCGAACGACACACTTCAGCAGGTTTCTTGCCGACATGGCTGACAATCCCTTGAATTGTGCCGGCTTgtgcagtcgtccacatacctgtCTAGAGCGCAAGAACAGCGTATCGGGGAGTACACTTGCGTCATTTTAAGAGTGCACCTCGTGGTTCGATACCGGACATTATCGTGCAAGCACGGTTCCGTGGGTCCTGATTAAAACGCATGTCTTCAAAAGCTGCATAGAGCCCTCAAGGCAACTGCAATTACCATAAATGCATGCTCGATAGAGCGCGCCTTTCGAAATCTCTAGACAAGTGTATGGACGACTGTACTACTATTAATTCGATATACAGGGTGCTTCTGCTAAGAATttacgaaaattaaaaaaaattggcttaagttagaaaagcgcttttttggcatagcattatcagcggcgtagcacatcagaatacacctAAGACGTGCTggctagtaggctggttaactaataccgaatagttaacttttaaacggttactgttaggcttcttaattattgagaggcggaTAGCCCACGGGAAGTAATATCCATATAAGGGTTTAGAGTTTAGAAAATGCGGttaacctcggcgctgtggccgaacaaattATGGCGACATCGCACAAAAATGCAGGTGCTTTggggaagcttgcaggcaaagcaacctttgtAGTGCtcataactcgtcgaaatagcctaaATTTGCTGGGCCATAGTGGCGAGAGTATTCGCgttttaaaatttctaaaaacttatatgaatattacttacggtgggctacacgcctctcagtaactAAGGAGCATAACAGTAATCGTCAAAAAGTTAACtcttcagtattagttaaccagtctgctGGTTAGCACATCTTAGTAGTATTTTGATGTCCTATCTATAAAAACTGGGTAAGCGCCTAGGAGAAATGCCCTGTATACTGCGCAGGGCGTGCATCTCGACTGGAACTACCCGGGCGACGCCTGCTCCAGCGCCGCTGACGTCGCAAAGTTCGTTCAGCTAGTCGCACAATTCCGTTTGGCGAGCGTTCCTGTCATGATCAGCGTCCCACCGAACGAGAGCCGAATGGGGCACTACAGCCTCAACGAGACTGTGCATATGGCCGAGTTCGTGATTGTCAAGACGCACACGCTCACCCTGCCAGGCTTCGTTGGCTGCAGCGGGGTGCGCCCGATAGCGGCGAGAGTCTTCAACAAGATCCGCGATCAGCTCAACAGGACCGTCTGGCACAAGATTGGATACAGCGTATCTGTGAGTAGTACTTCCCGCTGTAAAAACGGCGCTTCCCTGGAAATTATCACGATTTTACCCGAGTGCTGCCCCATGACAGTGAAACAGTGATGCGGCCAAATTGAACTTCAATTTCGCATTTTATCTTTTACTCCAGTAGCTTTAGTTATGAAGTTCCCCAGCCTTTCGGCCCCGTTTCACTCACTGCAGTGTGACGTTTCATCTCCTCGTATCCACTGTATTATAAGTAATAGTATTTAAGCGACGTGTGTTCAGTGACTTCATTTTACTAACATTCTGTCAGCCGCACTGTGTTGAACGAGACAAAACCCTGGCAATCACAACTTCCGGCCTCACTTTTTATGCGCTATAGACAGCCACTTTTCTCGACGATGGAAGTATTAGTGGACTCTCGGAATATGTGTATTTTGCAGTCCTGTAAATCGCAAGGCAAAATTGCAAAACAGGAGTCCATGAGGCCGCGGTAAAGTGACGGCCTGGCATTGGCCCAGATTGACTTCATGGTGGTTCATTAGTCACGCCAGTTCTCAAAGGCGTGGTTAGCTTTTTTGGGTCGTGCGCACACGCCTCGGATCGGCGCGCACGGCAAACTGTATCAGGAAGGGAAGCCCTCAAACGGTCAGGACGTGGTGAAGCATTTGCTAAGGTACGTTGGGCTAATCTGACAAGAACGCCAATGCTAGACTACCGCAGTTTTTATTACGCCGGCTGTTTAGGGATAGCGTGCTCATACAAGTTCAACAGAAATGCCTTAACTGCTGCGATGCCTCGCCGTGGGCACTTCAGAGCGGCGTTCATTTTTTCGGGGTGCTACTAAATAACTTTAGTATTGCGAGCGGGATGCATGGCACTACTGTGTCTCTCGGTGCGCGCAAAATGGCCTTATAACCGGAAGAACTACCTAATGCTCGCACTAAAACCGGCCTCTTTAACTTCGGTAAAAAAGCCGTGTGGATACGCACTCAGTAGGATGTCACGTCCATCACGTGGCAGTGCGAAGGAATGAAAACACAGAGGGATTAGCATTTTACGTCCGAAGCATGGAAGATCAGTGAAAATGACCGTGTTTACTGGAGCCGGTTGGTGTtgactcaaaaagaaaaaaaaatgcagcagcccTTTGCTTCACTGAAGGCGGCTGATGCAGAGTGGTGACATTTTTCGCGAGACAGCTTGACGCGTTGCGAAATGGTCCGCTATCGCGAGAACCTTCCAGGAATTTGCACTACTTCGGTTCAGTGCACCTAACACCTTCAGACGTTAAGCAATTTTTAGCGAGCTAAAAACGAAGTTTTCCACTGAGGCAACTTGCAAAAGTGCCTTAGCTGAAAACTGCAATAATGGATGATTGTTTTGGTAGCATTTTGTATTTTAACTTTATTTACTTTCCAGTGATGCCACCCGTTCCAAGGGATGACAGTCAGGCGGATGCTAGAAATCAAGACGCTAACGTTGTTGTTTCAATTGAAGGAAggctgaaaaggaaagtgcacgtgcCTGCcccaatcgctgccacgtgcaaaCAGAGAAGAGTTGAAAGATGTGAAAGCAAAGATTGAAAAAAAACAGAGGTGCGCGTCGCATTAACCGCATCCGCCGAAGCCACGACGCCGGCTGTAACAGACCAATTTCCGTCAACTCCCTTGTGTCTGCTCGCGGCAATGATGGTGGACTCGTTGAGTCCAGACTAAAAGCCCGTGCATTACATTCTTGTTTCAATATCAGCAGCAGCTGCCAtgtgagaggaggaggaggaaaaccttTAATGACTAAGAAAAGGTGTCGACGGAGCTGGTGGTTGGAGTCCTCAGTCTAGACCCCCAGTGGCCGTAGCTGACGAGCTCTCAACTGGATGAGCGCTCGCTGGCTCTTGCGACACTGCCTCGTAAATAAGGTCCGTCTGACAGTTgcagccagtggagccctggactgaggaccccacccataaGCCTCAAGAAACATTCCTATCATTTTATAATGTTTACCTACCTAGTATCTCCCACTGCTCGGGTGACGTGTCCGATGTCTGTAAATGTTGCAGCTGCAATATCCGTGTGCCTTCATGGACGAGCTCATGGGCATTGCAGTTTGCCTTGGGTATACAAGTTTGGAAACTACTATGTCCAAGAGCTCGTCCATGGGCGTTGTAGCTTCCGAATTTGTATACCCAAGGCAAACTGCAATGTCGCTCGAAGGCCAGGATTGCTGTTTATACTATGATTGAGACGATGTGTCACTGAGAACACATCTAGTCAGCCCCAGCGTGAAGCACGGCGTCGCAGTCTCGCGAAGGACTAATTGGCCTCTTTTAGTAGCAAATATCTATTATAATGTAGACGGAGATAAAAACGCCACTTTACTCATCTGTGCCCAGTTCGTTTGCATTTTGCGAACGATAGTGCACTGAAAACTACACCTTGCGCCGGAAGTGGTAATaaaaaaattgggggggggggcactttgacGATCTAAACTGCGTGAGGCGAAGGCCTTTCCGCGTGACTTTGGCTGCTACTATTGTTGCCTCGGTGAATTATAATTACTAATTACTACCTCCAATTAATTACTAATTATTTTCACCTACTAACTGCCTATTACGAAATACGGCTTTTATCGTCCATTCTGGGTTTTTTTCACTGTGCTGTGACGACTACTGGTGGATAGGACGCCACACCATTtttagacaattttttttatatttttgactAGAATTGATTAGTAATTACTCTggagtcatcaaacttggcttctaggttcattttttttcttctatctgtCCAGTTATTTCTCTATgctgtgacgacttccggtggatgtgacgtcccaCCGTTCCCGTGGATATATTAGAGTCCGTGCTACTTCGACGCAATTTTGACATTTTTGGCTATAATTGATCAACTAATtgctctacagtcatcaaacttagTTTCTGGGATCAATTTTTTCCGCTCCATCTGAAGAAACTATTTTTATTCTCTTACATTTAATGATTACCACTAAACGAagcgtcacggacggacggacggacacgatCAAGGTCGatagcatgagccattaaaggttttcgccttaaaatgcgACCGAAGAGTCATCGCCACAATCACGCCACGACCATTACGGCCGCCGCTTCGGGGTACCCTGCTACGGAGTGCGCTCCTTTTAGAGATGTTCGTTGTGCGAAACAAGTTGTGCAATCAGGTGTAAACTGAAACAGAGTGTGGGCCCTCCTTTATTCTACCAATACATCGCATGCAACAAATGTCAGCGCACAGTTTTATTGGTCACGAACGTGCCTCTTATCAAATCCGTCGAATGAGGCAATTCAAAGACGCAGACAATACATTTCGCTTTTCGCCAGCCGCGCCGATGCTTCAAACATTGCTAGAAATGCCCGCCGATGACCACGACTAGCGCAAGCTGTAGCCGTCGGGGCTCCGCGTACTTCCGGAAGGAGACGGGTGCCAATAGGTGCGAGCAGCATGAGGATATAGATCGACCTTTAGCTCGCCCAGCCGTTCACGATTAGTAGAGTTTAGGCGGGAAAATCTTCATATCTGGTTATTATAGTATTGTAACATCTCCTCATTTCTATtctttccctttctctttctctttgtgtgtgcgtTGAAATATACTCTCTGTGAAGACCTTGTGTCGAGGGTATGAAGAAcgtcttgagtttttttttcctgagtaCTTTTCATGTTACTCCCACtagctattcctagaacctatgccATACTAACCCATCGCCTGGTCTGCTGCCTGCTTCTTACTTTACGAAGCACTGTGCTTTTTCTTTGCTCATTGGTGAATCAGTGCTTTCATACAACTTTTCGGCTATTTTCTGATCCAAGCTGGATGTAGGCACGTAGGATTGTGCCACCTTAAATTTTTGCTTCTTATTAGTGCGAAAAGACTGTTCCGTTGGGCAAACCCCGAGCGTGATTTTGCGGTGTTTGTGGGTTAGTGGTCATTGAAATAAACAAGAAATCAAATATccgcaactgggattcgaacccgtcgCGGCACGAacgatcagcttcactggccactgcgcgagagcaaaAGGTTATCGCCTCGGACGAAAAGTCCTTGTCTTAAACTGCGGcacattctcgcgctgtgcattgcacgtcgttgtCTTCATAAACTAatgctactatcgaactaatattggCGCTTTGAGCTATGAGGCGGTCTTGACTGAGAGATGTGAGCTGCACGCGTTGGTGCAGACAACATTGCAGCAGAAATACATTGGGTAAACTGGCATTGAGGGTGAAAACGTTCAAgacgcacataactggctccttgggtcagtgtgCACCTGAACCGCTCTTTCAAGTACGTGCATGGCGGTGCTGTCCACGTGCAAGAACTGTTCGTTTGCAAAATATATCGAGCTTAGCAAGGCTAAATCGTCAGCCATTTTTTAAGCTTATAATTATTATAAGCCAAGAAACTATGGCTCCCGACAGGCCTCCATCAGAAGTTGCA
Protein-coding sequences here:
- the LOC144118882 gene encoding endochitinase-like, giving the protein MEDMAFFTTIGGRPEDSKNFSLVVENVVRRREFVANAEVKIGLHEGVHLDWNYPGDACSSAADVAKFVQLVAQFRLASVPVMISVPPNESRMGHYSLNETVHMAEFVIVKTHTLTLPGFVGCSGVRPIAARVFNKIRDQLNRTVWHKIGYSVSVGAETFTSKEENLWVPSSGPSSWDNYTLQPGKAHVGAAFCTSNVSFESDFLECGFTSRSVGNGTYLIATLHSELSMANRIKHSYDDGMGISSVMAYDIDLDDFEGLCGAQKSPGVRSLAIGYF